In the genome of Bremerella sp. JC817, one region contains:
- a CDS encoding MMPL family transporter, producing the protein MKSLFEKWIALRWPLLLVGIMLTVGAVFLGHDLSFDRSIENMFAADDPLIESHKRFNRIFGGNEVIMGVYQDPELFNADGSGLDRVHEVRLQIEKLDGIREVLSLDRELTRDFVIDPDSDAGDQLKRLFAGYTHNDEGTIVALPIQLTPKDETEVDRAELIRKLRAIFAELPGGMVTGEPVMVVDGFQYVEEDGARLGWATSILLACVILLVFRSLRWMVIAIVVVQVTLQWTHAALALSGMQLSMVSSMLTAIVTVIGVATVVHYILRFRECRDAGQEPKEALASASQYLLAPVFWACATDAVGFSALLITNVGPVHDFGIMMAVGAILVLPAVLVFLPGLVLLGSPFAVDPAKPWGDEKLGNGLSRTVDSIVKRPVLISAIILAAFAISMWGGTRLKVESDFTKNFRDTTPIVQAYAFVEDRLGGAGVWDVAVPAPNHLTWEYIQEIRALENKLREEVPELEKVLSLADVISAMIESSDKKGLSFMPKFALMNIGMKSLRSQMPETLDSLYSEDEQNPDQYWFRIMLLSKERQDAETKKKAIDAVHRIVEEYHQKKLAAAEPDAKYENHPPIVSGFFVLLTHLIDSLIRDQWRSFGLAIVGIGLTMSLAFRSLKLALLALIPNILPILMVTGAFGLLGYHINMGAAMIAAVSMGLGVDASIHYIYGFQRSLAAGNAPSAALVEVQQSVGKAVIFATFALIAGFSILCVSDFVPTIYFGVLVGLTMLGALAGNLIILPLLIKLFVLGKDSA; encoded by the coding sequence GTGAAAAGCTTGTTCGAGAAATGGATCGCTCTGCGTTGGCCCCTGTTATTGGTTGGTATTATGCTGACCGTTGGGGCTGTGTTTCTCGGACATGACCTCTCTTTTGATCGCTCGATCGAGAACATGTTCGCCGCCGACGATCCGCTGATCGAATCGCATAAGCGGTTCAATCGCATCTTCGGCGGAAACGAAGTGATCATGGGGGTTTACCAGGACCCCGAGCTCTTCAACGCCGATGGCAGCGGCCTCGACCGCGTTCACGAGGTTCGTCTGCAGATCGAAAAGCTCGACGGGATTCGCGAAGTTCTGTCGCTCGACCGAGAGTTGACCCGCGACTTCGTCATCGATCCCGACTCTGACGCCGGCGATCAATTGAAGAGGCTCTTCGCTGGCTATACCCACAACGACGAAGGAACGATCGTCGCGTTACCGATCCAATTGACCCCCAAAGATGAAACCGAGGTCGACCGAGCGGAACTGATTCGCAAGCTGCGAGCGATCTTCGCGGAACTGCCCGGAGGGATGGTTACCGGCGAGCCTGTGATGGTGGTCGATGGCTTCCAATACGTCGAAGAAGATGGGGCGCGACTCGGCTGGGCGACTTCGATATTGTTGGCATGCGTCATCCTGCTGGTATTTCGTAGTCTTCGCTGGATGGTGATCGCAATCGTCGTCGTTCAAGTCACGCTGCAATGGACTCACGCCGCGTTGGCATTAAGTGGCATGCAGCTGAGCATGGTGAGCTCGATGCTGACGGCGATCGTTACGGTGATCGGCGTGGCGACGGTGGTGCATTACATCCTGCGGTTTCGCGAGTGCCGCGATGCAGGCCAAGAACCGAAAGAAGCCTTGGCCTCCGCTTCGCAGTACTTGTTGGCCCCGGTCTTCTGGGCGTGTGCCACCGACGCGGTCGGCTTCTCGGCCCTGCTGATCACGAACGTTGGTCCGGTTCACGACTTCGGCATCATGATGGCGGTCGGTGCGATCCTGGTCTTGCCGGCGGTGTTGGTCTTCTTGCCTGGCTTGGTGCTGCTGGGCAGTCCTTTCGCGGTCGATCCGGCGAAACCGTGGGGGGACGAGAAGCTGGGGAACGGACTGTCGCGAACGGTCGATTCGATCGTTAAACGCCCGGTCCTGATCAGCGCAATTATTCTGGCTGCGTTTGCAATTTCGATGTGGGGTGGGACGCGGCTGAAGGTCGAAAGCGACTTCACCAAGAACTTCCGCGATACCACGCCAATCGTGCAGGCCTATGCCTTCGTCGAAGATCGCCTGGGTGGAGCTGGCGTCTGGGATGTCGCGGTGCCGGCGCCCAATCACCTGACCTGGGAATACATCCAAGAGATCCGCGCCTTGGAGAACAAGCTGCGCGAGGAAGTACCTGAACTGGAGAAAGTGCTGAGCCTGGCGGACGTGATCTCGGCGATGATCGAATCATCCGACAAGAAGGGACTGAGCTTCATGCCGAAGTTCGCCCTGATGAATATCGGCATGAAGTCGTTGCGGTCGCAAATGCCGGAGACGCTCGACTCGCTGTACTCGGAAGATGAACAGAACCCGGACCAGTATTGGTTCCGGATCATGCTTCTGTCGAAAGAACGCCAGGACGCCGAGACCAAAAAGAAAGCGATCGACGCGGTCCATCGCATCGTCGAAGAGTATCACCAGAAAAAGCTGGCCGCGGCCGAGCCCGACGCGAAGTACGAAAACCATCCGCCCATTGTCAGCGGGTTCTTTGTGCTGCTGACGCATTTGATCGATAGCCTGATCCGGGATCAGTGGCGATCGTTTGGGCTGGCCATCGTGGGAATCGGGCTGACGATGTCCTTAGCCTTCCGCAGTTTGAAGCTTGCCTTGTTGGCGCTCATCCCCAATATCTTGCCCATCTTGATGGTGACCGGCGCGTTTGGGCTGCTGGGCTATCATATCAACATGGGGGCGGCGATGATCGCGGCGGTCTCGATGGGGCTCGGTGTCGATGCGTCGATTCACTATATCTATGGATTCCAGCGAAGTCTTGCCGCCGGCAACGCTCCTTCAGCTGCCCTGGTCGAGGTACAGCAGAGCGTGGGCAAAGCGGTCATATTTGCCACCTTTGCCTTGATTGCCGGGTTTAGCATCCTGTGCGTTAGTGATTTCGTACCAACGATTTACTTCGGCGTGCTGGTGGGGCTGACCATGCTTGGGGCGTTGGCGGGCAACCTGATTATTCTGCCTTTGTTGATCAAGCTATTCGTCCTGGGGAAAGACTCTGCCTAG
- a CDS encoding ATP-binding protein, producing MSPFFESPAYLEAVARLEYALQRRDRVAILTGPMGSGKSTLLEKWTAQQRRQGLIVPYLKTPGTFEHDFLWELATQLKADVGMTSTPAELWFQIREQLTAYSLEQRPVVVVVDHVEEIARETADILLSLARMHCGSEANSTLLLSVDQKYLHSFDIRLLKLADLKIELEAWEPSDVAHYTAAYMAEHPEPTLEIDEAAIEAVSRYSEGLPRVISQILDLSRLAAEAGQSETITPESIEAIREELL from the coding sequence ATGAGTCCCTTTTTCGAGAGCCCAGCTTATCTGGAGGCCGTCGCCCGTCTGGAGTATGCCCTCCAGCGTCGCGATCGCGTTGCGATTTTGACCGGCCCGATGGGTAGCGGAAAATCGACTTTGCTCGAGAAATGGACCGCCCAGCAGCGTCGCCAGGGATTGATTGTTCCCTATCTGAAGACGCCAGGAACCTTCGAACACGACTTCTTGTGGGAACTGGCCACGCAGCTCAAAGCCGACGTCGGCATGACTTCGACGCCGGCCGAACTGTGGTTCCAGATTCGCGAACAACTGACGGCTTATTCGCTCGAACAACGTCCGGTCGTCGTTGTTGTTGACCATGTCGAGGAAATCGCTCGCGAAACAGCCGATATCCTGCTTTCCTTGGCCCGCATGCACTGCGGGTCCGAGGCCAACAGCACGCTGCTGCTGTCGGTCGATCAGAAGTACCTGCACTCGTTCGATATCCGCTTGCTGAAACTGGCCGATCTGAAAATCGAACTGGAAGCCTGGGAACCGAGCGACGTAGCCCACTACACGGCCGCTTATATGGCGGAACACCCTGAGCCAACCTTGGAGATCGACGAAGCGGCGATCGAAGCTGTTTCGCGCTACTCCGAAGGCTTGCCGCGGGTGATCTCCCAGATCCTCGATCTTTCCCGGCTGGCCGCTGAAGCGGGCCAATCGGAAACAATCACGCCAGAATCGATCGAAGCGATTCGCGAAGAACTGCTCTAA
- a CDS encoding extracellular solute-binding protein has translation MHRRAAFRTIALVLLTAILAIGLLVTQQLLSNVRHEIPADREEVVFWHFWGGADRAIVEDVAQRFNQSQAKYFVRPIAMPGNNLDLKFFLSVTGGDPPDLLNIDDPVIADWGHRGAILALDEVATPAEIDALKAWLFPAARRLVTYENRLYGVPNGLDIRALYYNQTLLDRYGLSPPHTIEELDHIATTIAPPDQAEPYQHHGFLPDSRRIWAWGPVFGGQFYDATTHEVTLTSPPIESALAWMASYRDRYGPSEIARFRHGDQSLPGKTFPLFAERYAVVMDGQWRVRDIRAFQKSQAEKGEPVTQFGAIALPSPPGGKQNAGWVNGNNFVIPRGAKSASGAWAFIQFWCGFAGHEAEAARTCVAGGWIPVSQQVVDQPDFQTFLNDEPLFRTFIELAGSDEQYPVPVIPGAPYFNNEVKNLAESAMASPTPPDLNQMLQDAQMRIQSHIDRARNSE, from the coding sequence ATGCATCGTCGCGCCGCGTTTCGCACCATCGCCTTGGTACTCTTAACCGCGATCCTTGCGATTGGTCTTTTGGTCACTCAGCAACTGCTCTCGAACGTCCGGCATGAAATCCCGGCCGATCGCGAAGAGGTCGTGTTCTGGCATTTCTGGGGCGGGGCAGATCGGGCCATCGTCGAAGACGTCGCCCAGCGATTCAATCAGTCGCAGGCGAAGTACTTTGTGCGACCGATCGCCATGCCCGGAAACAACCTCGACCTGAAGTTCTTCCTGAGTGTTACCGGAGGAGATCCACCCGACCTGCTGAACATCGACGACCCGGTGATCGCCGATTGGGGGCATCGCGGGGCGATCTTAGCACTCGACGAAGTTGCCACGCCCGCGGAGATCGACGCCCTAAAAGCCTGGCTTTTCCCGGCCGCAAGGCGTTTGGTCACTTACGAAAATCGCTTGTACGGGGTGCCCAACGGTCTCGATATCCGGGCGTTGTATTACAACCAAACGTTGCTCGATCGTTACGGTCTTTCGCCCCCGCACACGATCGAAGAACTCGACCACATCGCCACGACGATCGCTCCGCCCGACCAGGCCGAGCCGTACCAGCATCATGGATTTTTGCCTGACTCGCGGCGAATCTGGGCCTGGGGGCCGGTGTTCGGCGGGCAATTTTACGATGCCACGACGCACGAAGTGACTCTGACTTCTCCCCCCATCGAATCGGCGTTGGCCTGGATGGCCAGCTACCGAGATCGTTATGGCCCATCCGAGATCGCTCGCTTTCGGCATGGCGATCAGTCGCTTCCCGGCAAAACGTTTCCGCTGTTCGCCGAGCGTTACGCTGTGGTGATGGATGGTCAGTGGCGCGTGCGAGACATCCGTGCATTCCAGAAGTCGCAAGCCGAGAAGGGGGAGCCGGTGACGCAGTTCGGAGCGATCGCGTTGCCATCACCTCCGGGCGGAAAGCAGAACGCCGGTTGGGTCAACGGAAACAACTTTGTCATTCCCCGCGGTGCGAAGTCGGCAAGCGGTGCGTGGGCGTTCATTCAGTTCTGGTGCGGTTTCGCCGGCCACGAAGCGGAAGCGGCCCGAACCTGCGTTGCCGGCGGTTGGATCCCGGTTTCTCAGCAAGTGGTCGACCAGCCTGATTTCCAGACGTTTCTGAACGACGAACCTTTGTTCCGGACGTTCATCGAACTGGCCGGCAGCGACGAGCAATACCCGGTGCCGGTGATCCCAGGGGCACCTTATTTCAACAACGAAGTGAAGAACCTGGCCGAGAGCGCCATGGCCAGCCCGACACCACCGGACCTGAACCAGATGCTGCAAGACGCCCAGATGCGGATTCAATCGCACATTGATCGCGCGAGGAACTCCGAATGA
- a CDS encoding diacylglycerol kinase, translating into MKNDPTPSGWIRKFRLAFSGIFWAIRTETSFSVHLPLAAIVIAAAALLQFDQVRWAILWLTIGLVLVAELLNTALESMARAVDQEFNVHLKRALDVGSGAVLVSSMFATVVGVMLFWNPFWAWYAS; encoded by the coding sequence ATGAAGAACGACCCGACACCCAGCGGCTGGATTCGCAAGTTCCGCCTCGCCTTCTCAGGCATCTTCTGGGCGATCCGCACCGAGACTAGCTTCTCCGTTCACCTCCCCTTGGCGGCGATCGTCATCGCAGCCGCAGCGCTGCTTCAGTTCGACCAGGTTCGTTGGGCGATCCTTTGGCTGACGATCGGGCTGGTTCTGGTTGCCGAGCTATTGAACACCGCGCTCGAATCGATGGCCCGGGCGGTGGACCAAGAGTTCAACGTGCATCTCAAACGAGCGCTCGACGTCGGAAGTGGAGCTGTCCTGGTAAGCAGCATGTTCGCGACGGTCGTCGGCGTGATGCTGTTCTGGAACCCGTTCTGGGCGTGGTACGCGTCTTAG
- a CDS encoding RsmE family RNA methyltransferase, translating to MSERFFLDQPPVAGEVTFDDAESQHLAKVMRANVGDMVVGFDGAGIEYQIELISVGKKKVIGTVRQQEEVSREATRQLTLAVALPKGDRQRWLIEKCVELGVARLIPLLTQRGVAQPVEKAIERLRRAVIEASKQCERNVLMEVAEGQTLEQVLASQPEVALMLHPSGDAIQPATIAAAGQVLGIIGPEGGFSEEEVAQAAAAGCQIVSLGPRILRVETAALAMASLVTIPPGP from the coding sequence ATGTCTGAACGATTTTTTCTCGATCAACCTCCCGTCGCCGGTGAAGTCACCTTCGACGACGCCGAGTCGCAGCATTTGGCCAAAGTGATGCGCGCCAACGTGGGCGACATGGTCGTCGGTTTCGACGGTGCCGGTATCGAATACCAGATCGAGCTTATCTCGGTCGGCAAAAAGAAGGTGATCGGTACGGTTCGCCAGCAGGAAGAAGTTTCCCGCGAAGCGACTCGGCAACTGACCCTGGCGGTCGCCTTGCCGAAAGGGGATCGTCAACGCTGGCTGATCGAAAAGTGTGTCGAACTGGGCGTCGCGCGGTTGATTCCGCTACTCACGCAGCGCGGAGTTGCCCAGCCGGTCGAGAAGGCGATTGAACGGCTACGCCGAGCCGTGATTGAAGCCAGCAAGCAGTGCGAACGCAACGTGCTGATGGAAGTGGCTGAAGGGCAGACGCTCGAGCAGGTCTTGGCCTCGCAGCCGGAAGTCGCCCTGATGCTGCATCCCAGCGGCGACGCGATTCAGCCGGCAACGATTGCGGCTGCCGGCCAGGTCTTAGGAATCATCGGGCCGGAAGGTGGTTTCAGCGAGGAAGAAGTCGCCCAAGCGGCCGCCGCTGGTTGCCAGATAGTATCGCTCGGACCTCGTATTCTGCGAGTCGAAACGGCAGCCTTGGCGATGGCTAGTTTGGTGACGATTCCGCCGGGGCCTTAG
- a CDS encoding DUF6677 family protein, with the protein MSNDTGSQPTASDQDPYAPIPVDLKNPTTAAILAWLVPGAGHLYQGRRGKGILFLVCILSIYFLGLSMGGGRVVYAKWDNTEKRLPLFCQLGVGLPAMPALIQSALIRQKMDPIEINGVRFMAPPADVNEMADLHRTYGYLFEMGTLYTMIAGLLNVLAIYDAGAGPVWMIPDSEKKKRSREAADSSSDDEEEEAPSDETKRNQSAESPA; encoded by the coding sequence ATGTCGAATGACACCGGGTCCCAGCCTACCGCATCGGACCAAGATCCTTACGCCCCCATCCCGGTCGATCTGAAGAACCCGACGACTGCCGCCATTCTGGCCTGGCTCGTCCCGGGCGCTGGGCATCTTTACCAGGGTCGCCGTGGCAAAGGGATCTTGTTCTTGGTCTGCATCCTGTCGATCTACTTCCTCGGCTTGTCGATGGGTGGTGGTCGCGTGGTGTATGCCAAGTGGGATAACACCGAGAAGCGTTTGCCATTGTTCTGCCAGTTGGGCGTCGGACTGCCGGCGATGCCAGCGTTGATTCAGTCGGCGCTGATTCGTCAGAAGATGGACCCAATCGAAATCAATGGCGTCCGCTTCATGGCGCCGCCGGCCGATGTCAATGAGATGGCCGACCTGCATCGCACCTACGGCTACCTGTTTGAAATGGGCACGCTGTACACGATGATCGCTGGCCTGCTGAACGTATTGGCAATCTACGATGCTGGGGCCGGCCCAGTTTGGATGATTCCCGATTCTGAAAAGAAGAAACGTAGTCGCGAGGCAGCAGATTCCAGTAGCGACGACGAAGAGGAAGAAGCTCCGTCCGACGAGACGAAGCGTAACCAATCGGCCGAAAGCCCCGCCTAA
- the rplU gene encoding 50S ribosomal protein L21, which translates to MYAIIQEDGKQIKVEQGQELRIDYRVEASAGDALTFENVLLVSGEGGVKIGKPTVAGASVTAEVLGVVQGEKLTIQKFRRRKNSKRKTGHRQVYTKVKINEIVA; encoded by the coding sequence ATGTACGCGATCATTCAAGAAGACGGTAAGCAAATCAAAGTCGAACAAGGCCAGGAACTCCGCATCGATTACCGTGTGGAAGCTTCCGCTGGCGACGCCCTCACGTTTGAAAACGTCCTGCTCGTGTCGGGCGAAGGCGGCGTGAAGATCGGCAAGCCAACCGTCGCTGGTGCTTCGGTCACCGCAGAAGTTCTGGGCGTCGTCCAGGGCGAAAAGCTGACCATCCAGAAGTTTCGTCGTCGTAAGAACAGCAAGCGTAAGACGGGCCATCGTCAGGTCTACACCAAGGTGAAGATCAACGAGATCGTCGCTTAG
- a CDS encoding penicillin acylase family protein, whose product MEFPRLTRDITIQRDDAGVPHINAKSRDDALYGLGYMHATDRLTQILFARAVASGQAAQAIAPRDELLETDRFFRRVGLHRNQPHEMEYWPEDIQHEVHHYCTGVNDGMKAIGHTLPMWATGFEATPWDPVSVLYIGNLLSFGGLAVSQLENERIVIELIQAGGDEDALRELFPGRLEHVDFDLVRQVHNVRRMSDEALEVLMDLPRLAGSNAWVVGPAKSKSGAPILCSDPHLETNRLPAIWYEAVLKWDDNFAMGATLPGCPLFAVGRTKKISWGVTYMKGDTTDFFIEDVRKSEEGNWQYRRDEDWFDYHVREEAIGCKGKPATMMRVFENPQGVLEVDPEQFGDGYYFSLAWTGTQARSGMAIASWLQMLRAESTAEGLDVAKHCPQPTLCWVVSDVYGNIGLQGNGRFPRRRHDVSGLGPVAAWDARNHWQGSIGIDQLPRIYNPECGYIATANEDINQPDHPKLVSQTLPDYRKRRIVERLNEMEQITVTDMQQLQYDLLSIQAREILPILLPFAPDELKERLKGWDFRYDPASTEAVAFQRFYRNTLLEIFGHERGMGPRRTLYLVTRAGFSSMIIAACDAILKKDLSLWWQSRDKGEMIHTAGKKVLLEKETTWGQFNSFHFTDRFFGGGHVGRLLGFDSPQYAMPGCHATVFQGHVLQTATRESTFAPSYHLVTDMAKEEAWTNLPGGPSESRFSWYYKSDVPRWLEGGYKRIAPQKATPTESSPPKELPEKPLP is encoded by the coding sequence ATGGAATTTCCCCGTCTTACGCGTGACATCACGATCCAGCGCGACGACGCTGGTGTTCCGCATATCAACGCCAAATCTCGCGACGATGCGCTCTATGGCCTCGGCTATATGCATGCGACCGATCGTCTGACGCAGATTCTATTCGCCCGGGCAGTTGCCTCCGGGCAAGCAGCCCAGGCGATTGCTCCCCGCGACGAACTGCTGGAAACCGATCGCTTCTTTCGCCGCGTCGGTTTGCATCGCAATCAGCCGCACGAGATGGAGTATTGGCCCGAAGACATCCAGCACGAAGTGCACCACTATTGCACCGGTGTGAACGACGGGATGAAGGCGATCGGGCACACTCTACCAATGTGGGCAACGGGCTTTGAGGCAACCCCTTGGGATCCGGTCTCGGTGCTCTACATCGGCAATCTGCTGAGCTTTGGTGGCCTGGCGGTGAGTCAGTTGGAAAACGAACGCATTGTGATCGAACTGATTCAAGCTGGCGGCGACGAAGACGCCCTGCGCGAGCTCTTTCCCGGCCGGCTCGAACATGTCGATTTCGATCTTGTTCGCCAAGTCCACAACGTGCGGCGGATGTCGGACGAAGCGTTGGAAGTGCTGATGGACCTGCCACGACTGGCGGGCAGCAATGCCTGGGTGGTGGGGCCAGCCAAGTCGAAGTCGGGGGCTCCGATCCTTTGCTCCGACCCGCATCTGGAGACGAACCGCCTGCCTGCCATCTGGTACGAGGCGGTCTTGAAGTGGGACGATAACTTCGCGATGGGAGCGACCCTGCCCGGGTGTCCATTGTTTGCCGTGGGGCGGACCAAAAAAATTAGCTGGGGTGTCACCTACATGAAGGGGGACACGACCGACTTTTTCATCGAGGACGTTCGCAAGTCGGAAGAAGGCAACTGGCAGTATCGCCGCGACGAAGATTGGTTCGACTATCACGTCCGCGAAGAAGCGATTGGCTGTAAAGGAAAGCCTGCGACGATGATGCGGGTGTTCGAGAATCCGCAAGGCGTTCTGGAAGTCGACCCAGAGCAGTTCGGCGATGGCTACTACTTCTCGCTGGCCTGGACCGGGACGCAGGCACGCTCAGGGATGGCAATCGCCTCGTGGCTGCAGATGCTCCGGGCCGAGAGTACGGCCGAGGGTTTAGATGTCGCCAAGCATTGCCCGCAACCAACCTTGTGCTGGGTGGTTAGCGATGTGTATGGCAATATCGGCCTGCAAGGGAACGGGCGATTCCCACGGCGGCGACACGATGTATCCGGGCTGGGCCCGGTGGCAGCGTGGGACGCGCGGAATCATTGGCAAGGTTCGATCGGGATCGACCAGTTGCCGCGAATTTATAACCCGGAGTGTGGCTACATCGCGACCGCCAACGAAGACATCAATCAGCCAGATCATCCGAAGCTGGTCAGCCAGACGTTGCCAGATTATCGCAAGCGGCGAATCGTCGAACGGCTGAACGAGATGGAGCAGATCACGGTCACCGATATGCAGCAACTGCAGTACGACCTGCTGAGCATTCAAGCCCGCGAGATCCTGCCGATACTGCTCCCTTTCGCGCCGGATGAACTGAAGGAAAGGCTGAAAGGCTGGGACTTCCGCTACGATCCAGCGAGCACTGAAGCGGTCGCCTTTCAGCGATTCTATCGCAACACCTTGCTCGAGATCTTTGGGCATGAGCGAGGCATGGGCCCGCGCCGAACGTTGTACCTGGTGACACGTGCAGGTTTCTCGAGCATGATCATCGCGGCCTGCGATGCGATCTTGAAGAAGGACCTGTCACTGTGGTGGCAGTCGCGTGACAAAGGCGAAATGATCCATACGGCGGGGAAAAAGGTGCTGCTCGAAAAGGAGACGACCTGGGGCCAGTTCAACAGCTTCCATTTTACCGATCGCTTCTTTGGTGGCGGGCACGTGGGGCGGCTGCTTGGTTTCGACAGTCCGCAATATGCGATGCCTGGTTGCCATGCCACGGTGTTTCAAGGGCATGTGCTGCAGACAGCGACACGCGAGTCGACCTTCGCCCCAAGTTATCACCTGGTGACCGACATGGCGAAGGAAGAGGCCTGGACGAACTTGCCAGGCGGGCCAAGCGAGAGTCGCTTTTCGTGGTATTACAAAAGCGACGTGCCGCGTTGGCTGGAAGGTGGCTACAAGCGGATTGCTCCGCAGAAAGCGACGCCTACTGAGTCCAGCCCGCCAAAAGAATTACCAGAAAAACCGCTCCCATAA
- a CDS encoding carbohydrate ABC transporter permease, with protein MNRLQKSTIYCLLIFFVAIYSMPLLVMVSGSLKSPSEIQADPNGLIPESWQWQNYVAAIGAMPFWQYLANTLVLCIGSVAGTVISCSMAAYAFAKLKWWGRDRLFAVLIGTMLLPWHVTMIPRFLLLREIGLYNSLGALILPTFLGDAFSIFLLRQFFRTIPEDISEAARIDGLGEWGIYWRVILPMSIPALVTVGLFQFVASWNDFSGPLLFLSNKDKFPLAYGLEQFVSSYADQTHLLLAAATLFTLPIVVLFFFAQKTFLKGIATTGLKD; from the coding sequence ATGAATCGCCTGCAGAAATCGACCATCTATTGCCTGTTGATATTCTTCGTGGCGATCTACAGTATGCCGCTGCTAGTGATGGTCTCTGGTTCATTGAAGTCGCCATCGGAGATTCAAGCAGACCCGAACGGCTTGATACCGGAATCGTGGCAATGGCAAAACTATGTCGCCGCGATCGGGGCGATGCCGTTCTGGCAGTACCTTGCCAATACGCTGGTACTTTGCATCGGGTCGGTTGCCGGCACCGTTATCTCGTGCTCGATGGCGGCGTACGCGTTTGCCAAGCTGAAGTGGTGGGGACGGGATCGGCTGTTTGCCGTGCTGATCGGGACGATGCTGCTGCCGTGGCACGTGACGATGATCCCGCGATTCCTGCTGCTACGCGAGATCGGACTCTACAACAGCCTCGGGGCGTTGATCCTGCCGACGTTTCTGGGAGATGCTTTCTCGATCTTCCTGCTGCGGCAGTTCTTCCGAACGATCCCGGAAGATATCAGCGAGGCAGCCCGGATCGATGGCCTGGGCGAGTGGGGAATCTATTGGCGAGTGATTCTGCCGATGTCGATTCCGGCCCTGGTGACGGTCGGTTTGTTCCAGTTCGTCGCCTCATGGAACGATTTCAGCGGACCGCTATTGTTCTTGAGCAACAAAGACAAGTTCCCGCTCGCGTATGGGCTGGAACAGTTCGTCAGCAGCTACGCCGACCAGACGCACCTATTGCTGGCGGCGGCAACGCTTTTCACGCTGCCGATCGTGGTACTGTTCTTCTTTGCACAGAAGACGTTTTTGAAGGGTATCGCCACCACCGGGCTAAAAGACTAG
- a CDS encoding sugar ABC transporter permease has translation MQQRFNSTDTTAKPSQHRRRWLGSWLTAVSFASPWLVGLVALFIYPFLVSLYWSFCEYDLINPPRFVGMQNYQQLANEFATGTGIATALWNTGYYALLSVPLSIVLGVGLATLLSCDVRGQSIFRTLFYLPSVIPVVATSILWMWLLNPADGLVNSILGSLGLWQPQWFASPAELVSTQSLQASAWENGSAPVGSKDALILMSLWGMGNFMVIYLAAIGDIPKSLYEAARIDGAGPLRRFWNVTLPLLTPIIFFNLVMGLIQSVQVFTQIYIVSEGRGAPADSTLVISLHLFLSAFQHLNMGYASAVAWLLFALLGVGTWFLFTTSKRWVYEGIR, from the coding sequence TTGCAACAGCGTTTCAACAGCACGGACACGACGGCAAAGCCATCGCAGCATCGGCGGCGATGGCTGGGGTCATGGCTAACGGCCGTTAGCTTCGCCAGTCCATGGCTAGTGGGACTGGTCGCGCTGTTCATTTATCCATTCCTGGTATCGCTGTACTGGAGCTTCTGCGAATACGACCTGATTAACCCGCCTCGGTTTGTCGGGATGCAGAACTATCAGCAGTTGGCCAACGAGTTCGCCACAGGAACCGGTATCGCCACGGCCCTTTGGAACACCGGCTACTACGCCTTACTTTCGGTACCGCTGTCGATTGTTCTGGGGGTCGGCCTGGCGACCCTCCTGTCGTGCGATGTTCGCGGACAATCGATCTTCCGCACGCTGTTCTACTTGCCATCGGTGATCCCGGTCGTCGCTACCAGCATCTTATGGATGTGGCTCCTCAATCCGGCCGACGGCCTGGTGAACTCGATCCTAGGATCGCTTGGGTTATGGCAGCCGCAGTGGTTTGCCTCGCCAGCGGAACTGGTTTCAACCCAGTCGCTGCAGGCTTCCGCTTGGGAGAACGGCTCGGCCCCAGTCGGCTCGAAGGATGCCCTGATCTTGATGAGCCTGTGGGGCATGGGCAACTTTATGGTGATCTACCTGGCCGCGATCGGCGACATTCCGAAATCGCTGTACGAGGCCGCTCGCATCGATGGAGCTGGCCCACTTCGCCGCTTTTGGAACGTGACCCTTCCGCTGCTGACGCCGATCATCTTCTTCAACCTGGTGATGGGACTGATTCAGTCGGTGCAAGTGTTCACGCAGATCTACATCGTCAGCGAAGGACGTGGTGCTCCGGCCGACTCGACCCTGGTGATCAGCCTGCACTTGTTCTTGAGTGCCTTCCAGCATCTGAACATGGGCTATGCGTCGGCGGTGGCCTGGCTGCTGTTCGCTTTGCTGGGCGTGGGAACCTGGTTCCTGTTTACGACCTCGAAACGCTGGGTTTACGAGGGGATTCGCTGA